In Prunus dulcis chromosome 1, ALMONDv2, whole genome shotgun sequence, the following are encoded in one genomic region:
- the LOC117615054 gene encoding probable sucrose-phosphate synthase 3 isoform X1, giving the protein MAGNEWINGYLEAILDSGSSAIEEQKPVPENLRDRGNFNPTKYFVEEVVTGVDESDLYRTWIKVVATRNTRERGSRLENMCWRIWHLTRMKKQLEIEEHQRLANRRWEREQGRRDATEDMSEDLSEGEKGDGLGEMLPSDTPRKKFQRNISNLEVWSDDKKEKKLYIVLISLHGLVRGENMELGRDSDTGGQVKYVVELSRALARMPGVYRVDLFTRQVSSPEVDWSYGEPAEMLTAGPEDGDGDLGESSGAYIIRIPFGPRDQYLSKELLWPYIQEFVDGALAHILNMSKVLGEQIGKGQPVWPYVIHGHYADAGDSAALLSGALNVPMVLTGHSLGRNKLEQLLKQGRQSKEDINSTYKIMRRIEAEELSLDAAEVVITSTKQEIDEQWGLYDGFDVKLEKVLRARARRGVNCHGRYMPRMVVIPPGMDFSNVVVQEDAPEVDGELTQLTGGTDGSSPKALPTIWSELMRFLTNPHKPMILALSRPDPKKNLTTLLKAFGECRPLRDLANLTLIMGNRDYIDEMSAGNASVLTTVLKLIDKYDLYGQVAYPKHHKQSDVPDIYRLAAKTKGVFINPALVEPFGLTLIEAAAHGLPMVATKNGGPVDIHRALNNGLLVDPHDQQSIAGALLKLLSEKNLWGECRKNGWKNIHLYSWPEHCRTYLTRVAACRMRHPQWQTDTPGDEMAAEGSLNDSLKDVQDMSLRLSVDGDKSSLNESLDVTAAAGDHEVQDQVKRVLSKMKKPESGPKDEGGGNKLLDNVASKYPMLRRRRKLIVVALDCYDSSGSPEKQMIQVVQEIFKAVRLDSQSARVTGFALLTAMPMSETVEFLASGKIQANEFDALVCSSGSEVYYPGTYTEEDGRLFPDPDYASHIDYRWGCEGLKKTIWKLLNAPDGDRNSAASSHIQEDLKSSNAHCISYLIKDPSKARKVDDLRQKLRMRGLRCHPMYSRSSTRMQIVPLLASRAQALRYLFVRWRLNVANMYVFLGESGDTDYEEMISGTHKTIIMKGVVAKGSEELLRTSGSYLRDDIVPPESPLVTYVSGKAKADEIANALKQVSKSAAGM; this is encoded by the exons ATGGCTGGAAATGAGTGGATCAATGGGTACTTGGAGGCCATACTGGACAGTGGGTCTTCCGCCATTGAAGAGCAGAAGCCGGTGCCGGAGAATCTGAGAGACAGAGGGAATTTCAACCCAACCAAGTACTTtgtggaggaggtggtgaCAGGGGTCGATGAGTCTGACCTCTACCGGACATGGATCAAAGTGGTTGCTACCCGCAACACACGTGAGCGCGGCTCCAGGCTTGAGAACATGTGCTGGCGCATTTGGCATCTTACCCGTATGAAGAAACAG TTGGAGATCGAGGAACATCAACGGTTGGCAAACCGCAGATGGGAGCGGGAACAAGGACGTAGGGATGCAACTGAAGACATGTCAGAAGATTTGTCAGAAGGAGAGAAGGGGGATGGTTTGGGGGAGATGCTGCCATCTGATACTCCAAGGAAGAAGTTCCAGCGTAACATTTCTAACTTGGAAGTGTGGTCAGAtgataaaaaggaaaagaagctATATATTGTTCTTATCAG TTTGCATGGTTTGGTCCGGGGAGAAAACATGGAGCTCGGTCGAGACTCTGATACAGGTGGACAG GTCAAATATGTGGTAGAGCTTTCTCGAGCTCTTGCAAGGATGCCTGGGGTTTATAGGGTAGATCTCTTTACTCGCCAAGTGTCATCTCCTGAGGTTGATTGGAGTTATGGTGAACCAGCAGAGATGCTAACTGCAGGTCCTGaagatggtgatggtgatctAGGAGAAAGCAGTGGAGCATATATTATTAGAATCCCATTTGGTCCACGTGATCAATATCTCAGCAAAGAATTACTCTGGCCATATATTCAAGAATTTGTAGATGGTGCTCTAGCTCACATTCTTAACATGTCCAAAGTTTTGGGTGAACAGATTGGTAAAGGCCAGCCTGTTTGGCCATATGTAATTCATGGCCACTATGCAGATGCAGGGGATAGTGCTGCTCTTCTTTCTGGTGCTTTGAATGTCCCAATGGTTCTAACAGGACACTCACTTGGAAGAAACAAGCTAGAACAGCTTCTTAAGCAGGGACGCCAATCAAAGGAGGACATCAATTCAACATATAAGATTATGAGGAGGATAGAAGCAGAAGAGCTTTCCCTTGATGCTGCAGAAGTTGTTATTACAAGTACAAAACAAGAGATCGACGAGCAATGGGGACTTTATGATGGATTTGATGTCAAGCTTGAGAAAGTGTTGCGTGCTCGTGCTAGGCGAGGAGTAAATTGCCATGGCCGTTACATGCCGAGGATGGTG GTTATACCTCCGGGCATGGACTTCAGTAATGTTGTGGTCCAAGAAGATGCTCCTGAGGTTGATGGGGAACTTACTCAACTTACTGGTGGTACCGATGGGTCTTCCCCAAAAGCACTTCCAACAATATGGTCAGAA CTGATGCGGTTCCTTACAAATCCTCACAAGCCAATGATCTTGGCATTGTCAAGACCAGATCCAAAGAAGAACTTAACCACTCTTTTGAAAGCCTTTGGAGAATGCCGTCCTCTGAGAGACCTAGCTAATCTT ACGCTGATAATGGGGAATAGGGACTATATAGATGAGATGTCTGCTGGAAATGCTAGTGTGCTTACCACAGTGTTGAAACTGATTGATAAGTATGACCTTTATGGGCAAGTGGCCTATCCAAAGCATCACAAGCAATCAGATGTTCCAGATATATATCGGCTTGCTGCAAAAACAAAG GGAGTTTTCATAAATCCAGCATTAGTGGAGCCTTTTGGGCTAACCTTGATTGAG GCAGCAGCACACGGGCTTCCAATGGTGGCTACAAAAAATGGTGGACCGGTTGACATACATCGG GCGCTAAATAACGGCTTGCTTGTGGACCCTCATGATCAGCAATCAATTGCTGGTGCACTGCTTAAGTTGTTATCAGAGAAGAATTTGTGGGGTGAATGCAGAAAGAACGGTTGGAAGAACATACACCTCTACTCATGGCCTGAACACTGCCGGACTTACTTGACTAGGGTAGCAGCCTGCCGCATGAGGCATCCCCAATGGCAGACTGACACCCCAGGGGATGAAATGGCTGCTGAAGGGTCTCTCAATGACTCCCTTAAGGATGTACAAGATATGTCTCTTAGGCTCTCAGTTGATGGGGATAAATCTTCATTGAATGAATCTCTTGATGTGACTGCAGCTGCTGGTGATCACGAGGTGCAAGATCAAGTGAAACGTGTCCTAAGCAAGATGAAGAAACCAGAGTCTGGTCCAAAAGATGAAGGAGGTGGAAATAAGCTGCTGGATAATGTGGCAAGTAAGTATCCCATGTTAAGGAGGAGACGGAAATTGATTGTTGTCGCGCTTGATTGCTATGACAGTTCCGGATCTCCTGAAAAGCAGATGATTCAGGtagttcaagaaatatttaagGCTGTCAGATTAGACTCTCAAAGTGCTAGAGTCACAGGGTTTGCTCTATTAACGGCTATGCCAATGTCAGAAACAGTAGAGTTTTTGGCATCGGGGAAGATACAGGCAAATGAGTTTGATGCGTTGGTTTGTAGCAGTGGAAGTGAAGTTTACTACCCTGGTACTTATacagaagaagatggaagacTTTTCCCTGATCCAGATTATGCATCACATATTGACTACCGTTGGGGTTGTGAAGGTTTAAAGAAAACCATTTGGAAGCTGTTGAATGCCCCTGATGGTGATCGAAATTCTGCGGCTTCCAGCCACATTCAGGAAGATTTGAAATCAAGCAACGCTCATTGCATCTCATACTTAATAAAGGATCCTAGTAAG GCAAGGAAAGTTGATGATTTGAGGCAGAAACTCAGGATGCGGGGTCTGCGTTGCCATCCAATGTACTCCAGGAGCTCAACAAGAATGCAAATTGTTCCTCTCCTTGCTTCTCGAGCACAGGCACTAAG GTACCTTTTTGTTCGTTGGAGATTGAATGTTGCAAACATGTATGTTTTCCTTGGAGAAAGTGGGGACACCGATTATGAAGAAATGATATCCGGGACTCATAAGACCATAATCATGAAAGGGGTGGTGGCAAAGGGTTCAGAAGAGCTGCTAAGAACATCTGGAAGCTATCTAAGAGATGACATTGTTCCTCCAGAGAGCCCCTTGGTCACCTATGTAAGTGGGAAAGCGAAAGCTGATGAGATTGCCAATGCTCTGAAGCAAGTCTCTAAATCTGCTGCTGGAATGTGA
- the LOC117615054 gene encoding probable sucrose-phosphate synthase 3 isoform X2, producing the protein MAGNEWINGYLEAILDSGSSAIEEQKPVPENLRDRGNFNPTKYFVEEVVTGVDESDLYRTWIKVVATRNTRERGSRLENMCWRIWHLTRMKKQLEIEEHQRLANRRWEREQGRRDATEDMSEDLSEGEKGDGLGEMLPSDTPRKKFQRNISNLEVWSDDKKEKKLYIVLISLHGLVRGENMELGRDSDTGGQVKYVVELSRALARMPGVYRVDLFTRQVSSPEVDWSYGEPAEMLTAGPEDGDGDLGESSGAYIIRIPFGPRDQYLSKELLWPYIQEFVDGALAHILNMSKVLGEQIGKGQPVWPYVIHGHYADAGDSAALLSGALNVPMVLTGHSLGRNKLEQLLKQGRQSKEDINSTYKIMRRIEAEELSLDAAEVVITSTKQEIDEQWGLYDGFDVKLEKVLRARARRGVNCHGRYMPRMVVIPPGMDFSNVVVQEDAPEVDGELTQLTGGTDGSSPKALPTIWSELMRFLTNPHKPMILALSRPDPKKNLTTLLKAFGECRPLRDLANLTLIMGNRDYIDEMSAGNASVLTTVLKLIDKYDLYGQVAYPKHHKQSDVPDIYRLAAKTKAAAHGLPMVATKNGGPVDIHRALNNGLLVDPHDQQSIAGALLKLLSEKNLWGECRKNGWKNIHLYSWPEHCRTYLTRVAACRMRHPQWQTDTPGDEMAAEGSLNDSLKDVQDMSLRLSVDGDKSSLNESLDVTAAAGDHEVQDQVKRVLSKMKKPESGPKDEGGGNKLLDNVASKYPMLRRRRKLIVVALDCYDSSGSPEKQMIQVVQEIFKAVRLDSQSARVTGFALLTAMPMSETVEFLASGKIQANEFDALVCSSGSEVYYPGTYTEEDGRLFPDPDYASHIDYRWGCEGLKKTIWKLLNAPDGDRNSAASSHIQEDLKSSNAHCISYLIKDPSKARKVDDLRQKLRMRGLRCHPMYSRSSTRMQIVPLLASRAQALRYLFVRWRLNVANMYVFLGESGDTDYEEMISGTHKTIIMKGVVAKGSEELLRTSGSYLRDDIVPPESPLVTYVSGKAKADEIANALKQVSKSAAGM; encoded by the exons ATGGCTGGAAATGAGTGGATCAATGGGTACTTGGAGGCCATACTGGACAGTGGGTCTTCCGCCATTGAAGAGCAGAAGCCGGTGCCGGAGAATCTGAGAGACAGAGGGAATTTCAACCCAACCAAGTACTTtgtggaggaggtggtgaCAGGGGTCGATGAGTCTGACCTCTACCGGACATGGATCAAAGTGGTTGCTACCCGCAACACACGTGAGCGCGGCTCCAGGCTTGAGAACATGTGCTGGCGCATTTGGCATCTTACCCGTATGAAGAAACAG TTGGAGATCGAGGAACATCAACGGTTGGCAAACCGCAGATGGGAGCGGGAACAAGGACGTAGGGATGCAACTGAAGACATGTCAGAAGATTTGTCAGAAGGAGAGAAGGGGGATGGTTTGGGGGAGATGCTGCCATCTGATACTCCAAGGAAGAAGTTCCAGCGTAACATTTCTAACTTGGAAGTGTGGTCAGAtgataaaaaggaaaagaagctATATATTGTTCTTATCAG TTTGCATGGTTTGGTCCGGGGAGAAAACATGGAGCTCGGTCGAGACTCTGATACAGGTGGACAG GTCAAATATGTGGTAGAGCTTTCTCGAGCTCTTGCAAGGATGCCTGGGGTTTATAGGGTAGATCTCTTTACTCGCCAAGTGTCATCTCCTGAGGTTGATTGGAGTTATGGTGAACCAGCAGAGATGCTAACTGCAGGTCCTGaagatggtgatggtgatctAGGAGAAAGCAGTGGAGCATATATTATTAGAATCCCATTTGGTCCACGTGATCAATATCTCAGCAAAGAATTACTCTGGCCATATATTCAAGAATTTGTAGATGGTGCTCTAGCTCACATTCTTAACATGTCCAAAGTTTTGGGTGAACAGATTGGTAAAGGCCAGCCTGTTTGGCCATATGTAATTCATGGCCACTATGCAGATGCAGGGGATAGTGCTGCTCTTCTTTCTGGTGCTTTGAATGTCCCAATGGTTCTAACAGGACACTCACTTGGAAGAAACAAGCTAGAACAGCTTCTTAAGCAGGGACGCCAATCAAAGGAGGACATCAATTCAACATATAAGATTATGAGGAGGATAGAAGCAGAAGAGCTTTCCCTTGATGCTGCAGAAGTTGTTATTACAAGTACAAAACAAGAGATCGACGAGCAATGGGGACTTTATGATGGATTTGATGTCAAGCTTGAGAAAGTGTTGCGTGCTCGTGCTAGGCGAGGAGTAAATTGCCATGGCCGTTACATGCCGAGGATGGTG GTTATACCTCCGGGCATGGACTTCAGTAATGTTGTGGTCCAAGAAGATGCTCCTGAGGTTGATGGGGAACTTACTCAACTTACTGGTGGTACCGATGGGTCTTCCCCAAAAGCACTTCCAACAATATGGTCAGAA CTGATGCGGTTCCTTACAAATCCTCACAAGCCAATGATCTTGGCATTGTCAAGACCAGATCCAAAGAAGAACTTAACCACTCTTTTGAAAGCCTTTGGAGAATGCCGTCCTCTGAGAGACCTAGCTAATCTT ACGCTGATAATGGGGAATAGGGACTATATAGATGAGATGTCTGCTGGAAATGCTAGTGTGCTTACCACAGTGTTGAAACTGATTGATAAGTATGACCTTTATGGGCAAGTGGCCTATCCAAAGCATCACAAGCAATCAGATGTTCCAGATATATATCGGCTTGCTGCAAAAACAAAG GCAGCAGCACACGGGCTTCCAATGGTGGCTACAAAAAATGGTGGACCGGTTGACATACATCGG GCGCTAAATAACGGCTTGCTTGTGGACCCTCATGATCAGCAATCAATTGCTGGTGCACTGCTTAAGTTGTTATCAGAGAAGAATTTGTGGGGTGAATGCAGAAAGAACGGTTGGAAGAACATACACCTCTACTCATGGCCTGAACACTGCCGGACTTACTTGACTAGGGTAGCAGCCTGCCGCATGAGGCATCCCCAATGGCAGACTGACACCCCAGGGGATGAAATGGCTGCTGAAGGGTCTCTCAATGACTCCCTTAAGGATGTACAAGATATGTCTCTTAGGCTCTCAGTTGATGGGGATAAATCTTCATTGAATGAATCTCTTGATGTGACTGCAGCTGCTGGTGATCACGAGGTGCAAGATCAAGTGAAACGTGTCCTAAGCAAGATGAAGAAACCAGAGTCTGGTCCAAAAGATGAAGGAGGTGGAAATAAGCTGCTGGATAATGTGGCAAGTAAGTATCCCATGTTAAGGAGGAGACGGAAATTGATTGTTGTCGCGCTTGATTGCTATGACAGTTCCGGATCTCCTGAAAAGCAGATGATTCAGGtagttcaagaaatatttaagGCTGTCAGATTAGACTCTCAAAGTGCTAGAGTCACAGGGTTTGCTCTATTAACGGCTATGCCAATGTCAGAAACAGTAGAGTTTTTGGCATCGGGGAAGATACAGGCAAATGAGTTTGATGCGTTGGTTTGTAGCAGTGGAAGTGAAGTTTACTACCCTGGTACTTATacagaagaagatggaagacTTTTCCCTGATCCAGATTATGCATCACATATTGACTACCGTTGGGGTTGTGAAGGTTTAAAGAAAACCATTTGGAAGCTGTTGAATGCCCCTGATGGTGATCGAAATTCTGCGGCTTCCAGCCACATTCAGGAAGATTTGAAATCAAGCAACGCTCATTGCATCTCATACTTAATAAAGGATCCTAGTAAG GCAAGGAAAGTTGATGATTTGAGGCAGAAACTCAGGATGCGGGGTCTGCGTTGCCATCCAATGTACTCCAGGAGCTCAACAAGAATGCAAATTGTTCCTCTCCTTGCTTCTCGAGCACAGGCACTAAG GTACCTTTTTGTTCGTTGGAGATTGAATGTTGCAAACATGTATGTTTTCCTTGGAGAAAGTGGGGACACCGATTATGAAGAAATGATATCCGGGACTCATAAGACCATAATCATGAAAGGGGTGGTGGCAAAGGGTTCAGAAGAGCTGCTAAGAACATCTGGAAGCTATCTAAGAGATGACATTGTTCCTCCAGAGAGCCCCTTGGTCACCTATGTAAGTGGGAAAGCGAAAGCTGATGAGATTGCCAATGCTCTGAAGCAAGTCTCTAAATCTGCTGCTGGAATGTGA
- the LOC117615054 gene encoding probable sucrose-phosphate synthase 3 isoform X3 — translation MAGNEWINGYLEAILDSGSSAIEEQKPVPENLRDRGNFNPTKYFVEEVVTGVDESDLYRTWIKVVATRNTRERGSRLENMCWRIWHLTRMKKQLEIEEHQRLANRRWEREQGRRDATEDMSEDLSEGEKGDGLGEMLPSDTPRKKFQRNISNLEVWSDDKKEKKLYIVLISLHGLVRGENMELGRDSDTGGQVKYVVELSRALARMPGVYRVDLFTRQVSSPEVDWSYGEPAEMLTAGPEDGDGDLGESSGAYIIRIPFGPRDQYLSKELLWPYIQEFVDGALAHILNMSKVLGEQIGKGQPVWPYVIHGHYADAGDSAALLSGALNVPMVLTGHSLGRNKLEQLLKQGRQSKEDINSTYKIMRRIEAEELSLDAAEVVITSTKQEIDEQWGLYDGFDVKLEKVLRARARRGVNCHGRYMPRMVVIPPGMDFSNVVVQEDAPEVDGELTQLTGGTDGSSPKALPTIWSELMRFLTNPHKPMILALSRPDPKKNLTTLLKAFGECRPLRDLANLTLIMGNRDYIDEMSAGNASVLTTVLKLIDKYDLYGQVAYPKHHKQSDVPDIYRLAAKTKGVFINPALVEPFGLTLIEAAAHGLPMVATKNGGPVDIHRALNNGLLVDPHDQQSIAGALLKLLSEKNLWGECRKNGWKNIHLYSWPEHCRTYLTRVAACRMRHPQWQTDTPGDEMAAEGSLNDSLKDVQDMSLRLSVDGDKSSLNESLDVTAAAGDHEVQDQVKRVLSKMKKPESGPKDEGGGNKLLDNVASKYPMLRRRRKLIVVALDCYDSSGSPEKQMIQVVQEIFKAVRLDSQSARVTGFALLTAMPMSETVEFLASGKIQANEFDALVCSSGSEVYYPGTYTEEDGRLFPDPDYASHIDYRWGCEGLKKTIWKLLNAPDGDRNSAASSHIQEDLKSSNAHCISYLIKDPSKARKVDDLRQKLRMRGLRCHPMYSRSSTRMQIVPLLASRAQALR, via the exons ATGGCTGGAAATGAGTGGATCAATGGGTACTTGGAGGCCATACTGGACAGTGGGTCTTCCGCCATTGAAGAGCAGAAGCCGGTGCCGGAGAATCTGAGAGACAGAGGGAATTTCAACCCAACCAAGTACTTtgtggaggaggtggtgaCAGGGGTCGATGAGTCTGACCTCTACCGGACATGGATCAAAGTGGTTGCTACCCGCAACACACGTGAGCGCGGCTCCAGGCTTGAGAACATGTGCTGGCGCATTTGGCATCTTACCCGTATGAAGAAACAG TTGGAGATCGAGGAACATCAACGGTTGGCAAACCGCAGATGGGAGCGGGAACAAGGACGTAGGGATGCAACTGAAGACATGTCAGAAGATTTGTCAGAAGGAGAGAAGGGGGATGGTTTGGGGGAGATGCTGCCATCTGATACTCCAAGGAAGAAGTTCCAGCGTAACATTTCTAACTTGGAAGTGTGGTCAGAtgataaaaaggaaaagaagctATATATTGTTCTTATCAG TTTGCATGGTTTGGTCCGGGGAGAAAACATGGAGCTCGGTCGAGACTCTGATACAGGTGGACAG GTCAAATATGTGGTAGAGCTTTCTCGAGCTCTTGCAAGGATGCCTGGGGTTTATAGGGTAGATCTCTTTACTCGCCAAGTGTCATCTCCTGAGGTTGATTGGAGTTATGGTGAACCAGCAGAGATGCTAACTGCAGGTCCTGaagatggtgatggtgatctAGGAGAAAGCAGTGGAGCATATATTATTAGAATCCCATTTGGTCCACGTGATCAATATCTCAGCAAAGAATTACTCTGGCCATATATTCAAGAATTTGTAGATGGTGCTCTAGCTCACATTCTTAACATGTCCAAAGTTTTGGGTGAACAGATTGGTAAAGGCCAGCCTGTTTGGCCATATGTAATTCATGGCCACTATGCAGATGCAGGGGATAGTGCTGCTCTTCTTTCTGGTGCTTTGAATGTCCCAATGGTTCTAACAGGACACTCACTTGGAAGAAACAAGCTAGAACAGCTTCTTAAGCAGGGACGCCAATCAAAGGAGGACATCAATTCAACATATAAGATTATGAGGAGGATAGAAGCAGAAGAGCTTTCCCTTGATGCTGCAGAAGTTGTTATTACAAGTACAAAACAAGAGATCGACGAGCAATGGGGACTTTATGATGGATTTGATGTCAAGCTTGAGAAAGTGTTGCGTGCTCGTGCTAGGCGAGGAGTAAATTGCCATGGCCGTTACATGCCGAGGATGGTG GTTATACCTCCGGGCATGGACTTCAGTAATGTTGTGGTCCAAGAAGATGCTCCTGAGGTTGATGGGGAACTTACTCAACTTACTGGTGGTACCGATGGGTCTTCCCCAAAAGCACTTCCAACAATATGGTCAGAA CTGATGCGGTTCCTTACAAATCCTCACAAGCCAATGATCTTGGCATTGTCAAGACCAGATCCAAAGAAGAACTTAACCACTCTTTTGAAAGCCTTTGGAGAATGCCGTCCTCTGAGAGACCTAGCTAATCTT ACGCTGATAATGGGGAATAGGGACTATATAGATGAGATGTCTGCTGGAAATGCTAGTGTGCTTACCACAGTGTTGAAACTGATTGATAAGTATGACCTTTATGGGCAAGTGGCCTATCCAAAGCATCACAAGCAATCAGATGTTCCAGATATATATCGGCTTGCTGCAAAAACAAAG GGAGTTTTCATAAATCCAGCATTAGTGGAGCCTTTTGGGCTAACCTTGATTGAG GCAGCAGCACACGGGCTTCCAATGGTGGCTACAAAAAATGGTGGACCGGTTGACATACATCGG GCGCTAAATAACGGCTTGCTTGTGGACCCTCATGATCAGCAATCAATTGCTGGTGCACTGCTTAAGTTGTTATCAGAGAAGAATTTGTGGGGTGAATGCAGAAAGAACGGTTGGAAGAACATACACCTCTACTCATGGCCTGAACACTGCCGGACTTACTTGACTAGGGTAGCAGCCTGCCGCATGAGGCATCCCCAATGGCAGACTGACACCCCAGGGGATGAAATGGCTGCTGAAGGGTCTCTCAATGACTCCCTTAAGGATGTACAAGATATGTCTCTTAGGCTCTCAGTTGATGGGGATAAATCTTCATTGAATGAATCTCTTGATGTGACTGCAGCTGCTGGTGATCACGAGGTGCAAGATCAAGTGAAACGTGTCCTAAGCAAGATGAAGAAACCAGAGTCTGGTCCAAAAGATGAAGGAGGTGGAAATAAGCTGCTGGATAATGTGGCAAGTAAGTATCCCATGTTAAGGAGGAGACGGAAATTGATTGTTGTCGCGCTTGATTGCTATGACAGTTCCGGATCTCCTGAAAAGCAGATGATTCAGGtagttcaagaaatatttaagGCTGTCAGATTAGACTCTCAAAGTGCTAGAGTCACAGGGTTTGCTCTATTAACGGCTATGCCAATGTCAGAAACAGTAGAGTTTTTGGCATCGGGGAAGATACAGGCAAATGAGTTTGATGCGTTGGTTTGTAGCAGTGGAAGTGAAGTTTACTACCCTGGTACTTATacagaagaagatggaagacTTTTCCCTGATCCAGATTATGCATCACATATTGACTACCGTTGGGGTTGTGAAGGTTTAAAGAAAACCATTTGGAAGCTGTTGAATGCCCCTGATGGTGATCGAAATTCTGCGGCTTCCAGCCACATTCAGGAAGATTTGAAATCAAGCAACGCTCATTGCATCTCATACTTAATAAAGGATCCTAGTAAG GCAAGGAAAGTTGATGATTTGAGGCAGAAACTCAGGATGCGGGGTCTGCGTTGCCATCCAATGTACTCCAGGAGCTCAACAAGAATGCAAATTGTTCCTCTCCTTGCTTCTCGAGCACAGGCACTAAGGTAA